The Xylanimonas cellulosilytica DSM 15894 region GTCGGGGTCGCGCACGGTGAGCACCTCGGCGACGACGGGCGGCACGTACTCCCCCAGTACGCGGGCGACGTCGAGGGCGTACCGCTCGGGTCGGCGCTCGATCTGCCACAGGCCGGGCACGGCGCTGGCGTCGGGCTCACGCCCGATGTGCGGCAGGTACAGGTGCGCGGCGGCGTTCTGGGCGTCCTCGGACGGCTCCTGGCCGCTGTTCTTGCCGTTGGCGTCCGCCCAGCCGACGACGTACAGCCAGTCGCCCTGGTCGGACGGCTCGAGGTACACCCGGGCCGCCGTCGGGACTCCGGCGCGAGCCTCGTGGGCGATCACGTACGCGGCGGCACGCATCTCGCCGACGGTCGCCCGGATCGCGAGGTCGGTCATCGCCGACATCTGCGCGCTGGCCTCGTCGTAGGAAACGGTCATGGCGTTGTCCTCCTGGAACTCGTGGCGGGTGGTCGGGCCGCCGTGGGTTGGTCGAGAACGACGTTAGTGCTGGTCACCCACGCGGAGCGGGGCAGCCGGGCGCCGGGGCGGGCGGCATGGGGCGCCCCAACCGGCGGGCGGGGTCGGCCGTGGTGACCGGCCCCGCCCGCGGCGGATCAGCTCGCGCGGCGGGGCCGGGTCTGCGAGCCGGGCGCGGCCGCCGCAGCCTCCAGCGGGTCACCGTCGAGCCCAGTCCCGAGCAACAGCCCGTCACCGACGCACAGCACCACACGGCTGAGGCCATGCGCGGCGAGGTTCACCCCTGCCAGCGCGACGGCCACCGGGTCGAGGTCGTTCAGCACCCACGTGCACGTGTCCGGGTCGGCCCCCGCCTGCCGCATCGCCTTGACGACGCCGAGGACCATGCCGCCGGCACCGCAGCACGGCTCCATGACGTGGGCACCCTCGCGCGGCATGGTCATCGCCCCGATCAGCACGGAGAGGTCGGGCGGGGTGTAGAACGCGCCGGCGGCCTGCTGCGAGGACAGCCCGCGCAGGGACATGTAGACCGGCCCGAGCAGGTCGCCACCGGCCTCGTCGAACGAGGCGTGCAGCTCGACGCCGGCGAGCACCTCGAAGCACGCAGCAAGCGCCCTAACCTCGTGCTCGCCCGCCGTCTCCAGCCACCCGCTGATCGCGTCGACACGTCCGGCGAGGTAGCCGAAATGACCGGTGGTCGCCTCCCACAGACCACGAGTCAGGCCGACGACGCGCTCCGGCTCGGCCAGGCGCCGCAGCGTCGGCGCCAGCAGGCTCGTCGGCGCGCCGAGCAGCACGTTGGCGGTGGCCAGCGCGGTCAACGCGATCAGGTACCCGCTCGCGCCGTAGCGCGCCGTGGCCTGGTGCAGCGACTTGGCGAGTCGCTCGTGGCCCACGCGGCCGCTCACCGCCGGCGCCCGTCGACGAGCTCGCGGCCCTGGCGCAGCGCACGCCGGCCGGTGCGACGGCGCACGGCAGCGCGAACGCCGACGGCGAGCGCCAGGACGACCAGGCCGAGGGGCCAGGCGTTGGAGCCGAACAGGAGCACCGCGACGACGAGCGCCGCGGTGACGGTCACGAGCTGCTTGCCCGTGGGAAGGGTCGTGGACATGGCATGGCCTCCGGGGGCCTCGTGGCGGGTGGTCGGGCCGCCTAGGTGGTTGGTCAGTTCGACGCTACAGCGGGACCCGCGAGCGCCGTCGGCCGCCGGCCCCGGCACGGGACCCCATGCCGCCCGGCGCCGGGGCCGACCGCCCGCGCCCGAGGTCGTCGAGCGCGGGCGGCGGGTCTCAGGCGGCGTCCTCGCGCGGCGGCTGCCCGTCGCCGGTCTTGGCGGTGTCGAGGCCGTCGAGGATCTGCAGGGCGATCGAGCGCACGCGCTCGGCGGTGGAGTGCACGACGTCGAGCGGGGAGCGGCCGGGCACCGAGGTCGCCCACCCGGCGACGTAGGGCACCGTGTAGTCGCTCGTGTCGAGGTTGTGCGCCGACGAGACCATCAACGCGACCGACTCAGCAGTGACCTCCGCGATGCCGCGGTGCGCGGCAGCGTCGCGGGCGGCGGGCTCGTCGATCACGTGGCCGAGCTCGTGGCACAACGTCTTGACCCTCTGGGCGTCGTCCATGTCGGCACGCACGTGCACCGTGCGGGCGGTGTAGTTCGTCAGCCCGTTGGCACCGCCGATCTCGGCGGCAGTGGCGGCGGTGAGCAGGTGGAAGCCGCGCGCCTGGACCTGGGCGGCGAGGCCGTCCCAGAGGCCGTGCGGGGCCTGCCCGCGCAGCAGGCGCGGCGGCTCGGGCTGGGCGGGCAGGTCGGCGCCTTCCGTCCCGGAGACGTCCCAGACGTACGCCAGGCGGGTGCCGATCATCTGCGAGCGGACGACCTCGCCGGGCCCGGGCCGGGCGCCCTTGGGCAGGCGCTGCCAGGACGAGGCGTCTGACGGCGTCGAGGACGCGAACCGGGCCGTGACGGGCGCGAAGATCTGGTAGCCGTGCACGCCCTTCTTCACGTGCCGCCCCAGCGCCTTCCACTGGTTGAACCCGGCGACGTAGGTCGGGGTCGGGGCGTCGGTCTGCCCGGTCTCGTAGGCCGCCAGGTGCTGCGCCCAGATCAGGCAGACGTTGCGCCACGAGCGGGACCGGAACCGGGCAGCGAACTCCATGGCGCGCCGCCAGTCCTCCCCGGTCACCAGTGCCGCGACGGCGTCGTCGAGACGCTCGCGCAGCGCGTCGAGCTTGGCATCCCGCTCGCTCTTGGTCGTCGTGGCCGGTGCGGCGGTGTCGATCAGTACAGACATGACCCCTCCCGGGGTTCGTGGCGGATGGTCAGGCCGCCGTGGTGGTTGGTCATCTATGACGCTAGCCGCGCCCACCCACGCCCGATGGCCCCGAGAGCCTGCCTGCCGGACCCCATGCCGCCCGGCCCCGCGGCGTGTGAGCGCCGCGGCGTGAGCGTCAGAAGACGACGACGTCGCGCCCGAGCTCCAGGGCGGTCTGGGCGAGCGCGTGCAGGTCGGCCAGGCGCATCTGCAGGTAGCCGGGCCGGCGGCCGTACGTGATCACGTTCCCGTCGACCAGGTCGGGAGTGCCCTCGTCGACCGGGAGTAGCGCGAGGGCAACCAGCACGCGTCCCAGGAGGTCGGTGCCGCTGATGCGCGGGGACTCCTGACCGCCCAGGCCGAGAATCTCGAGCAGCTGGGCGCCGTGGAGGTTGGTGACGTTGATCGTGGCCGCGAACCAGTCGGTCGCGGGAACGGGGTGCAACGGGTAGGCGCGGCACAGGTCGTCGGTGCACCCATGCGGCACGGCGCGCAGGTGCTCGGGGTCTGCGTTGCGCTGCAGCGCCCACGCGGCGGCCAGGCGCGCCGTCGGGAAGAGCAGGGGCGCGGCGTCAGGGCAGCCGCAAGCGATGACGTAGAGCGCCGTCTCCCAGTCGGTCGGGGTGGTGTCGAGCGAGAAGTTCATGGACATGGGTTCCCCCGGTGTCGGGCGGGTGGTCAAGCCGCCGAAGTGGTTGGTCATCTGCGACGTTACCGCTGGTCACCCACGCGAATAGGCCACGAAGGTGCCGAGGCGGGCGGCATGGGGTGATGGGGCGCAGGGACGTTGTGATGGTGGTGGCAGCGAGCGCCGTTGGGATGCCCGCTGCCACCACCCGTCGGTGGCTAGAAGTTCAGATGTCCGGGGTAGTCGTGGCCTGCTGGCAACGTGCAGATCGAGCCGGCCATGAAGGACTCGCCGCATGCGAGGTAGGACGCGACCCAGAAGTGGGTGCCGCACTCGTCGTCCGGCGCGTGCCCGCCGGCGTTGTCGAGATCCTCGTCGTGCTCGCTCGGTTCGGTCATCAGAACTCGGACCACGCCGTGGTGATGGTGGCGTAGCGGTCCTCGATGCTCGTGGCGTCGTTGAGCACCTGGTCGACGAGCGCGTTCCACGACGGCCAAGAGGCGATCGACGTCCCGGTGTCGAGGTCAGACTCGATCGCCTCGTACACCGCGAGCGCCGTGGCGGCGCCGCGGTGGTTGGTCGGCTCGTGTAGGGCCAGGTGGTCGAGCAGGTCGGAGATCAGGCGCAGCACCGTCCCGTGGTGCCAGGACTCCTTGGAGAGCACCGCGCTGGTCTCGGGGTCAGTGAGGGTGACCACGATCGGGCGCGGGCCGTATGGGATGTGCCAGCCGTCCACCTGGTGGGTCTGGGTCGGGACCTGGGAGGGGTGGGCGTGGGTGCGGGCGGTGCGCGCCTGGGACTCGACCCAGCGGTGCGTCGGGGGGGTGGTGTTCATCGTGTCCTCCTGGGACTCGTGGCGGGTGGTCGGGCCGTCGTAGGTGGTCGAGGGTGGTCAGTCGTCGGGGTGGTCGCTGGAACGGTGGGCGTCGAGGGCGAGGGCGCCGTCGTCGAGCAGGGCACCGCAGTCCGGGCAGTACGGCCACCAGTCCTGCTGCCATCCGGCGTCGTGGGCGACCTGGGCCCAGAAGCGGTGCGATGCGGCCTGCACGCCGGTGTCACCGACCCAGGGCAGCCCGGCGGCGTCCAGCGCGTCCTGAGCAGGCTCAAGGACGTTCTCGATCGTCTCGGAGTCCCACTCGGACAGCGCCCCGGCCGGGGTCAGCATCCGGGCTAGGACGTCATAGGGATCCAGCCCTCCGGACTCGTGCGCGGTGCGCAGCGCGGCCGCGACACCAGCCAGCGTCGGGGTGTGATTCGTGCTCATGGTGCTCCCTTGCGAGGAACTCGTGGCGGGTGGTCAAGCCGCCGTGTGGGTTGGTCGTTTGCGACGTTACCGCTGGTCACAGACCCGATCGAGGCTGAGAGGGCGCCGGGGCGGGCGGCATGGGGCGCCGTGCTGGCGCAGCAGCTCGAAGCCGGGAACGAGCCGGGGGTGCCGCTGCCGAAGCAGCGACACCCCCGCTCGGGACCTGTGCGGTCAGCAGATCTCGAACCCTCCGCACGAGCGCAGGAAGGTGGCGAACTCCTGGACGTTCTCGACGCTGAACGGGGCGTCGGCACCCAGCGGAGCGACCTTGCCGTCGCCGCCGCAGCCGTTGCAGCCACCCTGCCCGGTCACCGGGTCGCGCGGCTGGTCCATCCCGAACCGGCGGCCCACCTCGTCGGTCCGCACGCCCGTGCCCTCGCATGGGCCGCACTCCTGCATGGGCAGCGCCGCGAGCGCCTCCTCGCGCTCCTTGGCGTAGGCCGCGACCGCCCCGCTGTCGAGGTCGCGCTGCAGCGCGGCGGCGAGCGCCTTGGCGCCGTCGGCGTCCAGGCCGTCGCCGTCGTTGCTGTGCCAGTAGGTGCAGTCACCGGTCAGGTCCGGGTAGGTCTCGGTGAGGAAGCCGGCCAGCGGGTGCCACCACCAGATGTTGTTGCGGAAGTAGGTGCCCTCGTCGTTCGCGGGGTGCTTGCCGTAGACATCCATGCCCATGTCGATCACTCCTGTCGAGCGGACTCCGGCGGGTGGTTGGGCCGCCGTCGTGGTTGGTCGTCTCCGACGCTAGGCCGAGCTCGTCGGCCCGGCATCAGCCTCCGTGACCCCATGCCGTCCGGTCCGGACGGCATGGCTCAGACGAACTCGCGGATCCGTGGCAGGACGGTGGCGAGCTCTTCGAAGAGGGCGGGCCAACCGCGGCGCAGCCAGGTGACGCGGCCTTCGGCGAGCATGTTGCCGTCGAGCATCGCTGAGACGCGCAGGAAGCGTTCGGGGGCGCCGAGCTGCTCGAGCCTGGTGTAGACGGGGTTGATCGGCAGGTGGTGCCGGGCGATGTGGCCCCAGATCTCGGCGGTCTTCCAGTCCCAGACGGGTCCCAGGGCCACGGTGCCGTCGAGTCGGGCGATCCGGCCGCCGTGGTGGGTGCGGGCGGTGGGTCCGGTGCAGGTCGGGGTGTGCTGGCATTGCTGGGCGCGCAGGGCGTTGACGTAGGCGGCGGCGCGGCCGCGGGACTCCTCGGCGCGCACTCCCCAGACCTCGCCGGGCCCGTGCTTGCTGTGGGCCTTGGCGGCCGGTTCGGTGATCAGGACCTGGTGCATGTCGGGTGTGGGGCGGTCGGGCGCGGCGTGGTCCCAGGAGCCGTTGGCGGCCATGGCTTGCAAGGCGGTGAGCCGGGCGGGGATCACGTCGAGGTTCAGGTGCCACTGGTCGGCGAGCTGCTCGAGGTAGGCGTAGGTCTCGGGGAACTCCAGCCCGGAGTCGAAGAAGGCGACGGGGACGTCGGGGGCGACCTGGAGGGTCAGGTGCAGGGCGACGAGGGAGTCCTTGCCGCCGCTGAAGGCGACGTAGCCCTCGTGCTGGTCGAGGTGGGCGCGGATGCGGGTGCGCAGCGCGTCAAGGTCACGACCGGTAGCGCGCAGTCCTTGCAGGGCGCGCAGGTCCAGGCCGGGGTTCATGAGCCGAGGAGCGCCGGCAGGCGCAGTTGGTGCTGCCGGTCGGGGTGCATGTACGGCGGGCGGATGCCGGCGCGGCCGCGGCCGCCGTCACCAGTCGGCGAGGCCACCTGGTGGCAGCTGTCAGGCACGGTGCGCCCGAGGGTGCCGTCGGGGTGCAGATGCCCGGCGGTCGTCGCGTCGAGGTCGGGTGCCGGCGTGACCTCCCAGCGCAGCACGTGGCCCTCCCCCGTGGCGCGCTTCTTGCCGATGCTGACGACGTCGTCGAGGAGCTCGGTGATGCGGTCGACGTCGCCGACGGCGTGCCAGATCACGGAGGTGCACGGGGTGACGAGCAGCGGCATGCGCCGGGCCCGGTAGCGGCCTTGGCGGCCAGAGACGGTCAGCGGCAGGGCGGTGGCGACCTGCTCGAGCTCGCGGGCGTCGACGCGGCCGGTCCAGGTGTGCACGTCCAGCCGGCCGGGGTTCTCCGGCCAGGCACACGTCGCAGCCCAGTGCCAAGGCGCGCCGTCGGGCTGGCAGCGCGCCAGGGGCAGGTCGAGGTCCGGTGGGTCGTCGCGGTCGAGGGCCCGCGTGTACGGGCGGCCGTTGGCCCGGCAGGACGCCTTGTGCTCCTCCCACAGCTGTGAGGCGAGCAGCCCGTCGAGCGCGATCCCCCACGGGGAGGTCTGTGCGATGCCGGTCGCGAGGTGGGCACGCACGCGCAGCGGGACCATGGGGCCGCTCATACGAGGGACTCCAGGGCGACCAGGATCTCGTCGCGATGTTCGGCGACGACGGCGCGCCAGTCGACGGTCGTGTCCGGGGCGGGGTCGGCGTGCAGGTCGGCGCGCACCTGACCGTGGCCGATCGCGATCCGGCCGCCGAGCCGCCCGTCTCGGGCGAACTGGGCGAGCACGTCGGTGAAGAAGGCCGTCTCCAGGTCTGTCGGGCGGCGAAGGCGCAGCCAGGTGGAGAACGTCGTGCCGATCGGGAAGGTCTCGACGTGGAACCTCATCTGGTTCCCGCCGGCGTCGACGACGGCGGGCTTGCCGTCCTCACTGAAGGTCAGGTGCGCGGTCGCTGCGACGCCGGCGAAGTCGTGCTGCCGGTCGTCGTCCTGTCGGGTGTAGGCCTCCAGTTGGGTGGCCTCGAACGCCGAGACGCGGGCGTCGACGCCGGTGATGCGTGCGGTCTCGGCGACGTGCGGGATGACCTTGCCGACGTCGAGCGCACCGCTGATGATCGTGCCGCCGCCGGCGCCGCCGAACACGCCCAGCTGCGGGACGAGCTCACGCAGTCGGGCCAGACGGGCTCCGGAAAGCGGCTCGCGACCGGTCTTGGCCAGTGAGCCGCCACCGCGCAGGGTGTGAGCCGCGGCGGGCGAGATCTCGCCTGCGTAGCCGACGGCGTCGCGCAGAAGCTCCTCGCCGGTTCGGCGTAGCCGCCCGCGCAGTGTGTTGCCGGAGATGATCGGCACCAGCACGCGGCTGCCGTCCGCTGTGGTCACGAGCTCGCGGCGCAGCATCGTGTAGGTCCCGCGGGTCTCCTCGCCGTGGGTGATCGAGCTCAGCGCCGTGATCGTGCCCGTCCAGGTGATCGTGCCCATCAGGACACCGCCCCGACCTTCGCCACGGCAGACCTGGCGCGCACCGCTTCGGTCACGATCCGCGTGCGCAACAGGAGTGCCTCGGTCTCGTAGCGCAGCACCTCGAGCACCTTCAGCGGCTCCTCGGCGCGAAGCAGCTGCTCGAGCTCGGTGCGCTCGTCGGAGTTGCGCGGAGACGAGCCGACGTCGTCGGCCACGTCGCGCCACCACCGCCGTAGCGTCCCGGCCCGGTAGGTCGCGACGATGACGCGGTCCGGCAGGAGGCTCGACCAGTACGTCTTGCGGTACCCGGACACCCAGCCGGACTCCCAGTCGATGCCGTAGTGCACCAGCAGCAGCAGCCGCTCGGCGGCGCCGGCCGGTCCCTCAAGCGGTGGCATCTGCTCCCCGACGGCGGCGAGCCACCGCGACGTCGGCGTCAGGCCGCCCGTCACAGGGTCACCTCGTAGGTGGGCAGGGCCATGAACGACGGCGTCCGGTTCAGGCACCGCAGGCACTGCACGTCGGCGACGGCGGCGGCCGTGGGGCCGGTGACCGCCTGCCCGCACAGTGTCGCGGCCGGGAGCCTGTCGGGTCTGGTCCCCGGCAGCGCCGGGCTGGTCACGACCAGGTGGGTGATCGGGGTGCCGGCGGCGGTCACGGTGCGAAACGGGGTGCTCATGAGGCGTCCTTCGTGGTGGGGATGGTCAGGTGCAGGGCGAGGGGCATCCAGGGGCCGGCGGTAACCCGCCACACCGCGAGTTCGTCCCAGGCGCGCAGCACCAGCGACCACGAGGCGGGCGGCAGCTTGGACATCACCTGGTAGGGCGGTGCGGGCTCGGTGAGCATCCGTGACCCGAAGCCGAGGTCGCGCAGCTCGGTGACGGTGCGCAGCAGCGTGACCTCGCGTTCGGTCCAGGGCAGCTGGGCGTCGTCGACGGTGACCCGGCCCCACCCGGCGGTGGGCAGGAGGTGCTTGCGGCCCGGGCGAAGCGGCACCACCAGCGCCTGGTCGACATCGAGGGGACCGCTGGCGAGGACCTCTCCGGCCGCGGTGCGGCTGAGCTCGCGCAGCTGTGCAGGATCCCGGGAGACCAGGTGTGGCACCGCGCGCAGCGCCGGCGTGGAGTAACCCCAGGCGCACGCGGCGCACAGCCCGCGACCGGTGGGGTCGGTCCAGCCGTCGAAGCCGGTGAAGGCCTTGGAGATCACATCACGCACGGGGATGAGGTCCGCGGTCGTCGCGCAGCGAGCGCACTTGCCGCGGGTGCGGGCAGTTGTGGTGTCGCCGGAGACCTTGCCCGTCGAGGTCCACGCGGCGGTCAGAACGTTCATCGGGGCCCGGCACCTTCCTGCGGCGATCGGTGAATCACCACAGGAAGGTGCGTCGGGCCCCGATCGGGTGACGCATGAGCCGAGTGAACCCGGCGCTGACCTCAGGACTCGCCGGGTCGGTCCGAGTAGTCGTCGGGGTCGAGGTTGATGCGGCGCAGCACCCGCCACAGCTCCTCGTCGGCGCCGCTGGATCCGATCGGCGACTCCTCGACGACGTGCCGATGACGGGCGATCGCGGAGACGAGCTGCGCGATGACGCGGGCAGCGTGGGGCGGGAAGTTGCCAGCCTTGCCTGCCCAGGACAGCGGGGTTGCAGGCACCTCGCGGTCGATGCGCTGCCAGCTGGACTCGCAGTTGCGCAGGAACTTCTCGGCACGCTTGCGTCCGGCGTCGTCGAGCTCGTCGCCGTCGAGGGCGTCCTCGGTTAGGTCCCGGAACTCCTCGAGCACGTTGTAGGTGCGCTCGGTCAGGTCCTCGTCAGCGCGCAGCACGGCCCACAGTCGGTCCCACAACTCGCGAGTGGTCTTCGACGGGTCGCCCGGGACGAGGTTGGAGCGCAGCAGCTCGGCGAACTCGACGTCCTCGAGCGCGGCGAGGTGATTGGCGGTGGGCGGGTCCGGGATGGGCGCGGGGGTGCGGACCCGGGTCCAGGGCTGTGCGATCAAGGGCATCGGTGCGGTCCTCGTCTCGTGGTGGTGGCGCGGTCGATCATGCCGCTGCTCGTGCCTTGGCGTTGGCGCGCTCGCTGGCGCGGGCGACGGCGTTGGCGGCCTTGCATTCATCACAGTGGCAGCCCTTGCGGTACCAGCGGTGGCTGCCTTCGCCTTCGCGGTGGAGGGCGCCGTCGTTCGCGTTGTGGCGGGCGCGCTGCTGGAGCCAGTCGGCAGCTTCGATCGTCTCCTGGCCGAGGGTGCGCAGCTGGGTGCGGTCGGCGGCGGTGGTGCCGGCCCAGTAGCCCTGCTCGTCGCCCGCGAGGGCCCACAGCAGGCAGTTGGCGCGTCCGTCGCAGCGGCGGCACAGGGCGGCGAGCTGCGGCGGGACGACGGCGCGCTCGTGGTCGGGAACCCACTCGAGGTCGACGGGGTGGGTGGCGCAGCGGGCGTCTTCGATCGGGAAGCGCCTGGAGAGCGACACGGCGACCGCATCCGTCTGGGGATGGGCCGCCGGGTCGGGCTGCATGCTCGCAGTACCTCGGAGCGTAGCGGTCTTGTGGGTCTGGGTGGCGGAAATGCTCATGGGAGTGGTCCTCTTCCGTTCCGGGTGGTTAGGCCGGTCATCGCTTGGTCTGGCGATGTGGACAGACTCCCACTGCTTGCTGCGAGTCGTCAACTGCAACGCTCGGAGCGTTGGAGTTCGTAGACTCCGACCGTGACCGACCCGCAGCCGCGCACTTACGGCTACAAGGAGCTGGCTGACCGCATCGAGGCGGTCCTCGGCGAGCGTCCTTCGCTGCCGTCCTTGCGCGCGGAGCGGGCCGCGGACTCCCGGCGGCATGCCGAGAGCCGGATTCGGCCGCGTCTCACCGCTGGGATGCCTCGTCCGTTGCCGGCCGCCAGGCCTACCGCGCCAGCACGGTTCTCAGCCGATGAGGTTGCGGAGTGGCTCGGTCACCACCCGCGCCTGGTGTGGGACCGCGCTGTGTACGTTGCCGGCGAGCGCCTGGCAGCGGGTGATGCCGTTGAAGACGTCGTGGCGGGCGCTCTGCGCGACGGCGTCCCGTGGTCTGTGATCACCCGTCTGCTGAACGAGCACGCCGAAGAAGTCGGCGGGAAGTCGATGACGAAGGCGGGCGTGCACAAGAAGTACCGCCACCTGGAGCCGGACGCGTAACGGTCGTCAGCAGCGATCGAGGATGCGCGCGATCGCGTCGTGCTCCGGCGCGGTCACCCACAGTCCGTACTTGGCCTTGACCTGCAGCTGGGCTGCGACGTACGCGCACCGGTAGGACGTGTTCGGCGGGAGCCAGGTGGCGGCGTCGCCGTCACCCTTGGCGGAGTTCGTCGGGCCGTCGACGGCGGCGAGGTTCGCCGGGTCGTTCGCGAACCGCTCCCGCGTGGCGGCGTCCCACTGCTGCGCGCCCGTCTGCCAGGCGTTGCTCAGCGGCACCCGGTGGTCGATCTGGACTGCGGCCGACGTGTCTTGGCCGCGTCGGAAGTCGATGGTCTCGCCGGTGTACGGGTCGCTCAGTACGCCGGTGAGCACGACGCAGTCGTGCGTTCCGGGCTTGAACGTCTCGTCGACCATGTCGCGGCCCAGGATGTCGTTGCGGGTGTCGCAGCCGTTGCGGTCGACGTCGGCCCACGCCTGCCCGAACTGGTCGCGGTCGTACCCGGTCTTCGGCGCCCTGCCCTTGACCGGCAGTCCGTCGAGCAGGGCCCGGGCGGCCGCGACGTCGACGACGTCGGCCCCACCCGTCGCGTCCCCCGGGTCCGAGATGGGCCGAGCCGCCGCCGGCCGAATACTTGAGGCCACCTGCTCGGCCCAGGCGACCGCGTCGTCAACCGCTCCCGGGTGGGTCGTCGCAAC contains the following coding sequences:
- a CDS encoding HNH endonuclease family protein, coding for MASSIRPAAARPISDPGDATGGADVVDVAAARALLDGLPVKGRAPKTGYDRDQFGQAWADVDRNGCDTRNDILGRDMVDETFKPGTHDCVVLTGVLSDPYTGETIDFRRGQDTSAAVQIDHRVPLSNAWQTGAQQWDAATRERFANDPANLAAVDGPTNSAKGDGDAATWLPPNTSYRCAYVAAQLQVKAKYGLWVTAPEHDAIARILDRC
- a CDS encoding phosphoadenosine phosphosulfate reductase family protein, with the translated sequence MNPGLDLRALQGLRATGRDLDALRTRIRAHLDQHEGYVAFSGGKDSLVALHLTLQVAPDVPVAFFDSGLEFPETYAYLEQLADQWHLNLDVIPARLTALQAMAANGSWDHAAPDRPTPDMHQVLITEPAAKAHSKHGPGEVWGVRAEESRGRAAAYVNALRAQQCQHTPTCTGPTARTHHGGRIARLDGTVALGPVWDWKTAEIWGHIARHHLPINPVYTRLEQLGAPERFLRVSAMLDGNMLAEGRVTWLRRGWPALFEELATVLPRIREFV
- a CDS encoding WhiB family transcriptional regulator, with translation MSLSRRFPIEDARCATHPVDLEWVPDHERAVVPPQLAALCRRCDGRANCLLWALAGDEQGYWAGTTAADRTQLRTLGQETIEAADWLQQRARHNANDGALHREGEGSHRWYRKGCHCDECKAANAVARASERANAKARAAA
- a CDS encoding ArdC family protein, with the protein product MSVLIDTAAPATTTKSERDAKLDALRERLDDAVAALVTGEDWRRAMEFAARFRSRSWRNVCLIWAQHLAAYETGQTDAPTPTYVAGFNQWKALGRHVKKGVHGYQIFAPVTARFASSTPSDASSWQRLPKGARPGPGEVVRSQMIGTRLAYVWDVSGTEGADLPAQPEPPRLLRGQAPHGLWDGLAAQVQARGFHLLTAATAAEIGGANGLTNYTARTVHVRADMDDAQRVKTLCHELGHVIDEPAARDAAAHRGIAEVTAESVALMVSSAHNLDTSDYTVPYVAGWATSVPGRSPLDVVHSTAERVRSIALQILDGLDTAKTGDGQPPREDAA
- a CDS encoding N-6 DNA methylase codes for the protein MGHERLAKSLHQATARYGASGYLIALTALATANVLLGAPTSLLAPTLRRLAEPERVVGLTRGLWEATTGHFGYLAGRVDAISGWLETAGEHEVRALAACFEVLAGVELHASFDEAGGDLLGPVYMSLRGLSSQQAAGAFYTPPDLSVLIGAMTMPREGAHVMEPCCGAGGMVLGVVKAMRQAGADPDTCTWVLNDLDPVAVALAGVNLAAHGLSRVVLCVGDGLLLGTGLDGDPLEAAAAAPGSQTRPRRAS